Below is a window of Georgenia soli DNA.
TTCCAGAAGCTGCGGGACGGCGAGCTGACGCCGTCGGACGTGGAGACTGCACCGCGTTAGGTCCCCGGTCCCCGGGCACGCCACGCCGGGTCGGGTCGTTGACCTTTTCGGCCCGGCGCGGGATGTTTTCGCCGTGTCAGCCAGACCGCAGGCCCGACGGTGGGCCCTGGCCGCCGCCCTGGCGACGGCGCTGTCGGCGCTGACCGCAGCCCCGGGCGCCGCCGCACCGTCCGGCCCCGGTCCGCTGCCGTCGACGTCGGTCCGCGCAGGGGCGGTGAGCACGTCGCAGGACTTCTCCGGCGACGGTCTGCCGGACGTCGTCGCCCGCCACGGCACGAGCAAGTCCCTCTACCTCTACCGGGGCAACGGCCGCGGCGGCTTCCAGACCGGCTCCACCCAGATCGGGTGGAACTGGGGCGCCGTCGACACCATCGTCTCCCCCGGTGACTTCAGCGGCGACGGCGTCCCCGACCTCATCGCCCGCCACGGCACGAGCAAGACCCTCTACCTCTACCGGGGCAACGGCCGCGGCGGCTTCCAGACCAGCTCCACCCAGATCGGGTGGAACTGGGGCGCCGTCGACACCATCATCTCCCCCGGCGACTTCACCGGCGACGGCGTCCCCGACCTCATCGCCCGCCACGCCGCCACCAACACCCTCTACCTCTACCGCGGCAACGGCCGCGGCGGCTTCCAGACCAGCTCCACCCAGATCGGGTGGAACTGGGGCGCCGTCGACACCATCATCTCCCCCGGCGACTTCACCGGCGACGGCGTCCCCGACCTCATCGCCCGCCACGCCGCCACCAACACCCTCTACCTCTACCGCGGCAACGGCCGCGGCGGCTTCCAGACCAGCTCCACCCAGATCGGGTGGAACTGGGGCGCCGTCGACACCATCATCTCCCCCGGCGACTTCACCGGCGACGGCGTCCCCGACCTCATCGCCCGCCACGCCGCCACCAACACCCTCTACCTCTACCGCGGCAACGGCCGCGGCGGCTTCCACAGCGGCTCGACCCAGATCGGGTGGAACTGGGGCGCCGTCGACACCATCGTCGGGCTGCCGGGCGGTCGGGCCTCGTCCTCGCCGGGGTCGTCCGTGCCCGTCACGAAACCGTCGGTGTTCGTCTACGGGACGCTGCGCAGCGGGCAGTCCGGGCACTACCTCCTCACGGGCCGAACGGTCGCCGAGGCGTACACCCGCACCCCTCGGCTCGACCTGTACATGGTCCGCGGGACCT
It encodes the following:
- a CDS encoding FG-GAP-like repeat-containing protein codes for the protein MSARPQARRWALAAALATALSALTAAPGAAAPSGPGPLPSTSVRAGAVSTSQDFSGDGLPDVVARHGTSKSLYLYRGNGRGGFQTGSTQIGWNWGAVDTIVSPGDFSGDGVPDLIARHGTSKTLYLYRGNGRGGFQTSSTQIGWNWGAVDTIISPGDFTGDGVPDLIARHAATNTLYLYRGNGRGGFQTSSTQIGWNWGAVDTIISPGDFTGDGVPDLIARHAATNTLYLYRGNGRGGFQTSSTQIGWNWGAVDTIISPGDFTGDGVPDLIARHAATNTLYLYRGNGRGGFHSGSTQIGWNWGAVDTIVGLPGGRASSSPGSSVPVTKPSVFVYGTLRSGQSGHYLLTGRTVAEAYTRTPRLDLYMVRGTSYPYAVPNAANATGILGERMHLRADLYNDTIARLDRYERYDPAQPADSQTYVRTLMTDRDGVSSWVYVTSPRMSSYLRSNGTIISSGDFLRR